One genomic region from Sphingomonas paeninsulae encodes:
- a CDS encoding polyprenyl synthetase family protein — protein sequence MTATLHSISGDATAAPSMDALVALVAGDLRHVNQVILDRMQSEIPLIPELAGHLIAGGGKRMRPMLTLACAQLLEYGGARHHKLAACVEFIHTATLLHDDVVDGSGLRRGRRTANIIWGNAASVLVGDFLFSRSFELMVEDGSLKVLRILSNASAVIAEGEVNQLTAQRQVGLGEERYLAIISAKTAALFAAACRIAAVVAERDDGVELALDAYGRNLGIAFQLVDDALDYASDAETMGKGVGDDFREGKMTLPVILAYARGTDEDRKFWKDAVEGRRVSDEDLAIAIRLVRETGAIDDTIARARHYGQRAIDALGPFTRGTAKSALTEAVEFAISRAY from the coding sequence ATGACCGCGACCCTTCACAGCATTTCAGGTGATGCTACCGCCGCCCCCTCGATGGACGCGCTTGTCGCACTTGTCGCGGGCGATCTTCGTCATGTTAATCAGGTCATTCTCGACCGAATGCAGTCGGAAATACCGCTGATTCCAGAACTTGCCGGGCATTTGATCGCCGGCGGTGGCAAGCGGATGCGTCCGATGCTGACGCTGGCCTGCGCGCAGTTGCTGGAATATGGCGGCGCGCGTCATCACAAACTCGCCGCCTGTGTGGAATTTATCCACACCGCGACGCTGTTGCACGATGATGTGGTCGACGGTTCGGGCCTGCGTCGGGGTAGGCGTACCGCGAATATCATATGGGGCAACGCCGCGAGCGTGCTGGTCGGCGACTTCCTGTTCAGCCGGTCGTTCGAATTGATGGTCGAGGATGGCAGCTTGAAAGTGCTGCGCATCCTGTCGAATGCCAGCGCCGTTATTGCAGAGGGAGAGGTCAATCAATTGACTGCCCAGCGTCAGGTCGGATTGGGCGAAGAGCGTTATCTGGCGATCATCAGCGCAAAGACCGCCGCGTTGTTTGCAGCTGCCTGTCGGATCGCAGCCGTCGTTGCAGAGCGTGATGATGGCGTCGAACTCGCGCTCGATGCCTATGGCCGCAACCTTGGCATCGCATTCCAGCTTGTCGATGACGCGCTCGATTATGCCTCTGATGCGGAGACGATGGGTAAAGGTGTCGGTGATGATTTCCGTGAAGGCAAGATGACGCTTCCCGTCATTCTGGCCTATGCGCGTGGGACGGACGAGGATCGCAAATTCTGGAAGGATGCGGTCGAGGGACGTCGTGTTTCCGACGAAGACCTCGCTATCGCAATCCGACTCGTTCGCGAAACCGGCGCAATCGACGATACCATCGCCCGTGCACGGCATTACGGGCAGCGTGCCATCGACGCGCTGGGGCCGTTTACGCGTGGAACGGCCAAGTCTGCGCTGACCGAAGCTGTCGAATTCGCGATCTCACGAGCATATTAA
- a CDS encoding chorismate mutase produces MTDDKLQKYRESIDNIDAALVFMLAERFKVTQAVGAYKATTGMAPADPGREASQVARLRRLAEDAKLDPDFTEKFLRFIIDEVIRHHTGMQA; encoded by the coding sequence ATGACCGACGACAAGTTGCAGAAATATCGCGAAAGTATCGACAATATCGACGCCGCGCTGGTTTTCATGCTCGCGGAACGTTTCAAGGTCACGCAGGCGGTGGGCGCGTATAAGGCAACGACGGGGATGGCACCCGCCGACCCCGGCCGTGAAGCCTCACAGGTCGCGCGACTCAGGCGTCTTGCAGAGGACGCAAAACTCGATCCCGACTTCACAGAGAAATTCCTGCGATTCATCATCGACGAAGTGATCCGACACCATACGGGGATGCAAGCGTAA